In Sus scrofa isolate TJ Tabasco breed Duroc chromosome 14, Sscrofa11.1, whole genome shotgun sequence, the sequence GTGAGCTTCCCTCAGagacaacaccccccccccatactAGTCCCCTTCTGCAGGGCAGGAACCATAGCTTGGGGACCTGGGATAGTGGGATGTCGCAGGTGGGCACTGTGCTGGcccagagggtgtggagagaaagagcATGGACTTTGGAAACCTGGCCACTACGCCATTCACTAGCTCGGTGACCCTGAGCAAATGACCTAAAcagtgggcctcagtttcctgtctgCAGAATGGGGTGCTACCTGGCACGGTGCAGGGCAGTGCAGGGCCAGAGGTCAGATGAAGAGGCTGCTGGGCACTTGATTCCAGGCAGCTGCTAGGGGACCCAGGGAACGGGGGAAGAGATGCTGAGCTCCCCCCAGCTCTAAGCATGGCTGCTGCCCTGCAGGGGTGACAAGTGAGACCTCTGACTTCTGCTTAAGTGCCCCTGTCTCATTCGGTCCCCCAACATCCTGAGGCATTGCTGTGCCCATCTCTCAGAGCAGACCATCAGGGCCCTGGCTCTCCTTGACTCCACCTCTCGCCAGTTTTCAAGACTCCTTGGGGTCCTTCCACAGCCCCAGCTGCATCTTCCTTCCCACTCCTGGCCCCCAAGCTGTGGTACCCACTGTTGGCTGCCGGTCAGGACAGCCTTAACCCCTCCTTCCCAGTGGCCAGACAGcagatgggggaggaaggggtgacAGAGGCAGTGGAAGCAACCGCTCCCAGCCAAGCCCACCTCCTGCCCCCTGGAGGGAGGCTCCTCCTTTAAAGGCTGCTTCTGGGCATTTCCACTCCTGGAGCCAGACCCAGTGACCCCAGGCTGGGATTGATACCTGCGGCTCACCCttagggaggtggggtgggagaagCTGGCCCTGGGACCGCAGGAGGGCCCTGCTGTCGGGGTCCCCGAGGGTCAGGAATAACGCGGGAGCCAGCCTCCCGGTCCAGAAGGCTCCAGCAGCTCCATCCTCTGTGCTTGGGTAGCCCTGCCAGAGGCTGGCAGCCCCCACCAGTGGCTGCTTTGCAGTCTTACTGGTCAGGAAGGTGGACTCCTCACACCTCAGTCTCCCAATTacgccctcctccccctcctcctcctccccctcttctctctctcctcctcctcccctctctctcctcctctccccactgaaAACCTGTGGCTTGAAGAGACCTTGATTCTCTGCCCCCGGGGACTGCCCACATCTGCTCCTGactctgggggcaggagggcaaCGGCCCCAAGAAATCTCTCCGGCGATGGGAGCCGCCCGTCTGTCCACCCTCACTCTGTAAGTGCGCTGCCTCTCTGACTGCCTGCCGTCTCCTTGCCATTTCCAGCCTCGGGAGCAGACCTAATCTTCTCAGGGGCTCCCACACGGACCAGCGGGATGGGCCagagctgggagggggtggggggggcagggctgggtgccCGGTGTGCCCCTGGGCTGGCTGCTGGCACCCACACCCGGGTCCACCTTGTCTCCCACACAGGTGTCTGCAGCTGCTGATTCTCTGCTGTCAAACTCAGGTAGGCGGGCACCCCCATTATCTTCTCCGCACCTCTCCCACCTTACCACTGTGGGGGGGGCAGTCTCCTTTTGGGGCAGATGCCCGCCTCTCCTTGAGTCCGGAAGACTGAGGtttggagggggtgggatggggtggaagAAGGGGCCGTGGCAGATTTGGGGGCTGAGAGAGGGTTTATTTCAGCCCTCCCTCGGATGCCCCTCCCGAGTTCCCCTGGGGCCTCGGACTGTCACTCCACCCCTCTACTGGGTGCCCCCCAAGGCTAAGCACACTCCATCCCCGGGGGATGGAGCCCAGGAGGGGTCGGAAGAGGGTGGAGGTGATGGGCTCAGGTGAAGCTTGTACTTGCAAGTCCCTGAAAGGACGGATCTCCATGCAAAACCACCTGTGTGTTCTATGCACAAGCCCACTCCCACCAACACGGACGTCCTGCGGGCCGCTGCCCTGCGGGGTGGCGTGGGCAGTCAGAAGGCCCAGCCAGGGCGGCCAACTCTACCTACAGGACAGGGAGGTCAAGCCCAAAGAGGTTTGTATGGGACAAGATTCAGGGTTGGTTTctccacagccccccaccccaaggcagCCCACCCCCCAATgcacacctccccacccccccagcctcagccccctGAGCGGGGCTTGGTCCCTTTTTGTGATCCTCCATAAAAGTGCAGCTATTAAAATGCACTGGTCCAGAACCGCTCTGGGGAGAGATCGCTTGgctttcccaggccagaggccgCTTCTCTTCATATCCAGTGGGGACTTTTTTTGAAGGTAAATGCCTTTTCtctgggagagggaaaggggctgCCTTTGAAGCagtgggggggtgggagagagagagagacaaccccccccccttttcctctAGCCTCCGTTCCAGGCCTTTTGCTTCACACATCCAGGGAAAGCAAGAAGAAAGCCCCCAGGCCAgccgggagggggctgggggtgggccgACCTGTTCTGGAGGGGAATTAGCACAATGCTGCGCCGGCCGGGCGTTTATGGCCTGGCTGAGGCCCCATTCAGGACTCAGGGAAGGTGGCAAAGCTGTCCTTTCCCCCTTGAAGTGCCCCCTTGCCCCCCTTGGAGGGGGGGCCAGCAGGCCGGACCACAGCCATGCTTGAGGGGCCGTCTGACAAGCAGCTGTCTGCGGCGGTGGAAGGGGAGGTGCCCCCGCAGCGGGGACATGAAAGGGACAGGCCAGGTCCCGCGGGGAGAGCGACTtgtgggctgtgggctgtgggggGGCGTGGGGCTGCTTTTGTGCAGGGCTTGAAGGGGGACAAGGAGAGGAGGGGGCTTCGGGGGGCTCCTGACCTGGAAGAGACAGCCAGAAGGAGGCTGCCCGCCAAGAGGGGCGGAGGGCCTGAACCTGGGCCAGGAGGCTCGGGGCTGGGGACAGGCCGCACTCCATCCTGGTCCTGGGTCCTGGGCCAGccaggccccacccctccccctgcaggGAGGCATGTCCCCCACCCCAAATGCTGGCCTCAGGGTTGGGGTTTTCCCAGGGCAGGGTGTAGGGGGGGCAGACCCCGCTCTCATAGGCTGGGCCTGGTGACACTCCTGGCTGGTGGGCGAGCTGGCGTTGGAAAGGAAGAGTGACATGTGTGAAGGGTTAACACTGTCGCCAAGAGCTGCTCCTTCACCTCCCCCTTCCCGAAGCTGCCGCTTCCCACCCCTCCCTCGGGGAGACAGAGACCCCCCCACAGATGCTGGTCTGGGTCTAGCGCTGTCCAGATGGTTTCGATGGGGCCTGGGATAAAGGTGGACTTAGGGATTTGGGGCAGGGCGAGGCTCTCCCAGCACAGGCCAACAGGATCCAGGTGGAGAGAGAAACATCTCAGTGCTGGAGCTGAGGCTGTCACCAGCAGCTGGGAAATGTCATCCCACTTTGCACCTTGCTGGAGAGAGGGGGCAGGAAGTGGTCTGCTTCTCTCCCACTCAGCGATGCAGGTGGGTAGGGCAAGATGAGGCCTGGAGAAGGTGCCTGGCTTTGTACGGTGCACGGGGTAGAaacagcccctctcccctcccgggGAAGCACCGGGCACTAGCATCTCTGCTACACTGTGGCACTGTGGCACAAGcaggtggcttcacaggagaGCCACTGGGCCGCTGCTCATGGCACCTCTGCTAAGGAGGTGCCTCACCCCTAGAAAAGGGAGGAACACCACAGGGAAGCTGGCTTCTTGGAGGGCCCTGAGCacccagggggaggggcaggggaggtgggcgTGAGCTCAGGAGTCCTTGCTTAGCGTTAGAAGGAGATGCTTACAGGGGCTTAGCAAGAGCCTAAAGAGAAGTGTCTGAGAGCCCCCAGAACGGTCTCCAGGGACTCGAacagtccagctgctgtgtgtGCACgagtgtgcatgcacatgtgtatgtgcacacatgcTGGGTGCAGAGGATGGGGAAGACATCTGGTCACCCTGGTTAATGGAGCCAAGGCCCTGGAGTTTTGGACAGGGGACAAGCTCCCATCCTAGCAGCAGGACAGGGGTCTGTCACTAATTAGCTGTAGGGGCCTGTGCACCTCCTCCGTAGACCATGGGGGATGGGCTACCAGCACCCTGAAGGTTCTTTCCAGCTCCCAGAgtcatgatccctggcctgagccaTATCACCAAGTGGCTCCCGAGCCTGGGCAGCTACTAGCCCTCTGCTCCAGGGCAGATGAGGATCCAAGAATTCATGATGACTGGCTCAGCCAGTGGCCTGGGAAGGTCACGGCCAgacgccccctgccccctgcacctCTACTTCACAGGGCAAATGACCTGCCCGACCACACTCGCTTCCGCACCCCTCCCCTGGATGGACCTGCAGTGGTGTCACCCAAAGCAAATTGACACTATTTTTCCCTTGGTAACCGCAAAGGGGGAGAATCACCCGTCTCCTAATTTTAACCAGTACGTGAGGGACCAGGGCGCCATGACCGACCAGCTGAGCCGACGGCAGATCCGCGAGTACCAGCTCTACAGCAGGACCAGCGGCAAGCACGTGCAGGTCACCGGGCGTCGCATCTCCGCCACCGCAGAGGACGGCAACAAGTTTGGTGAGACCCAGCCCTCAGCGGAGGCCACCCACACCGCTGCTGGGCCTCCTCACCTGGTCCATCCCCAGATAGGGCAGGGTGGAGACCTGCCATGGGAGAGCAGGGAGAAGCCTTTAGGGGGAGAGCCCCCCAGGACTTCCCAATGCACCCTCCACTGGAATTCAGAGGTCAGGCTTGTGGTGGTTCCTTGCCACACCCCTGGACCGGCAGCCCGGACAGACGGAggtctttctccccctcccccacagccaagCTCATAGTGGAGACGGACACGTTTGGAAGCCGGGTGCGCATCAAGGGGGCCGAGAGCGAGAAATACATCTGCATGAACAAGAGGGGCAAGCTCATCGGCAAGGTgaggcctggggggcagggagcaatGAAAGGAGCAgcattcccagggtaggggcccTACAGGGCCCCAGCAGCACCCCActgccccctgctgcccccaggaCCAGGACTTCTTCTACTCTCACCCCACCACTCAGCCCCTCTCTGGTCTCTCCAGTCCCTGGGGGTCTAGAAGTCCTCTGATGACACTGGCCAATCCATAAGGATCTTTGGCTCTGCTTTATGGGGTATTTTTCCAGGATCAATGAGGAAGAATTTTAGCTCCTACATCATGTCTCAGCCTCTGCACTGAGGGCTAAGGGCTGATTAGGGTTGAGAGTGGGACATTCATACAAGGCCAGAACACCCCACCCCAGGTCAGTGGGATCCACGGGCTCCAAGGAGCATGATGCAAGCTAACCACCTACTAGTGTAACCCACTGGTTCCACTCTCTGCAGCGGTGGGTCCAGAGCTGTTGTACAGGAAGAATTCTATCTCCTTTGTCATCGGCCAACCCTGGCTTCCGATTCTGGCCGTGCTCACcaaatatttgctgatttttttgtcAAGCCTCAGcctcctcgtctgtaaaatgggcatcatATCAGGGTTATCTACAGAGCCAGATGGGTGGCTGCCTGGCTCTTGACACAGCCGGTGTCCTATAAATATTTGCCCCTTCTTTCCATCAGACTGTTGCCTCCTTTCCCTCCACCCAGCAACACCATTCACCCAGACTGAGGAATGTTCTGCATATGCACTGAACTGCATGGTTACCTTGATCTTTATGCCACATctgggtaaactgaggctcagcctgACTAAATACCTTGCTCAAGGTGTACAGCTTCCACACAAGGCTGTATTTAAGTTCAGATCTGATTCCAACAATGCTCGCTCCTtcttcccacctctgcctctccAGCAAGCAAGGGCCCCCACCTCACCAGGCAGACATCCTTGGGCTCCCCTCCTCGGTCCTGCAACGCAGGCTCATGGGGCAGACAAGCCAGCGAAGGTGGGCAGACAaactcccctcctctccttccttccccctcagcCCAGTGGGAAGAGCAAAGACTGCGTGTTCACAGAGATCGTCCTGGAGAACAACTACACGGCCTTCCAGAATGCCCGGCACGAGGGCTGGTTCATGGCGTTCACGCGTCAGGGCCGGCCCCGCCAGGCCTCCCGTAGCCGCCAGAACCAGCGAGAGGCTCACTTCATCAAGCGCCTCTACCAGGGCCAGCTGCCCTTCCCCAACCACGCGGAGAGGCAGAAGCAGTTCGAGTTTGTGGGCTCAGCCCCCACCCGCCGGACCAAGCGCACTCGGAGGCCTCAGCCCCTGACGTAGTCAGGGACCCCGGGGGCAGTCGCCCCTCACTGgccttcccactcccttcccttcctaaTCCAAAGactgggctggggtggaggcaggggagcCAGAGCCCCCAAGGAGGATGCTGAGGACCACGGAGCAtcagagcccccacccccgggctgGAAAGGGGCAGGGGGGGCCATTAATCAGGATGGTGCTCAGGGCCCCACCCTGGAGTGGCCCCCCTGGGATGGGGCAGGCCCCCTGGAGGGGACCCAGGCTTCCGGAAACAGGTGGGAAAGTCAGCGGATTCAAGGCTCTGCAGACAGGGTCTGGAGGTAGCTCTCCTTCACTTCTGCTCCCCAAGTCTCCCTCAGTCTGCCCCCAGCCTCCAAATTCCTCCTGGCCAGACCACGGGAAGGGACTTTTGTTTGggtttcaggaaaaaagaaagagggagaaaaagagggcTGGCCATTCCTCACATTCCACTAggcctgcacccccacccccaactcccagccccAGAATAAAACCATTTTCCTGCAAACGGGTTATCTGAAGCTGGAGGGGGCGGGTGCCAAGCGCAAAACCGAGCTGGGGACAACCTTGGTCCTCTGAGAGGAGACCAGCGCGCAGGCCCGAGCGTGGCGCGGCAGGTGGAATCCAGGCCGGGCCGGGCCACAACGTCCCCGCAGGGGCAGGGGACAAGGGACGGGGCAGCCAGGGGAGGGGTGGCCCCGCTGGGCCCCGCACCTCCGCCCCGCGGGAGGCTGGCGGCCCAGGGCGCGCCCCTCCTCCTCGGGGCTCGGGTTTCCTGGCTGGCACCGCGCGTCCCGTGCTACCTGTCCGGCTGCAGAAATCGCAACCCTCGGGCCGGTGGGCAGGCCGCGGGCGCTGCAGCCTCCTCGCCGGGAGCCAGATTGCTTCTTTCCGGTGAGAAGGTCGGGTGGGGGAGGAGGCGCGGACGGgcggaaggggagggagggcaagACCGCGTCCCTCGCGCCCTGATCcccgcggggggcggggcgggggctacACCTGGAGGGGGGGGGATGGCGACTAAAGGCGGCGGCCCCGGGGGCGGGGGACGGGAGGGGGGCGAGGGGCGGTCCTCGTCCCCCCGCTTTCCCCGCCCGGAGCTCCTCGGGTGGGCTTCCCAGACGCCTCCAGGTGTGCATTTGGGGAGTGGAACTAAGGCCATAAAACCCGCCGGCCTCTTCCTCCTTTGCTACGGCTTTTAATCTTGTCAAGGCGGGAGGCCCTTCCTAGCAGCGCCGCCTCCTCGGCTCCTCCCGGGAACACGTCACTGAGCCTCTCTTCCTCGGAGGGACCCCCAACTTcagtttcccctccctcccctttctgagAAAATATTGGGGAGGAGGAGTCTAGAGAGAAGCAAAAGGAGGAAAGACatcccttttctccatttcttccaaCGGTGacctaaaaggaaggaaagggcaggAAGTTGCAAGGCAGAAGCCTGGTTTAGTCCACAGTGAAGCGAGTCCAAGCTGATggagctggggttgggggggcactCACCGCTCCTTGGGGGAGCCCTGGAGCCCAGTCTGACACCCCCAACTCAGGGCAATTTAGACGCCAGCAGCCAAGAGGGAGGTCCCCGGCCCCCGGCCATTCTCCCTCCGGCTTGTCATAATTGCTTTTCATCAGGTTGCTTTTTCCTCGCcaccgccaccccccaccccgcccctccccggtCACAAAGAGTCTTAATCCTGGTGAAGACTGGGGAAAATGTGTTGGGGGTCgttttctggggggggggttaGGGAGGGTGGTCTGGAGCCACAGCTGATAACTGGCGAGTTCAATGGGATTTTCCACACAGGGGCAACGCCCAGCAATTACCTGAGGACAAAGGGTTGGGGCCCCCAGGTGTGGAGGACTGGACtcggggggctggggaggaggcgcACCGGGGAGGGGAGCTCTTACAATCCCTCTGATTTCCGCAGGAATTTGAGACATGCTTTAAAACTCTAGACCGCTTCCCCCTCAGCCAGGCTCTcgggcccacccccacccctccctggctcGGGTTAGAGACAGCTTCAAAGGTGGACGGGGGCCCTTTGTCTGGCCTCTGCTTTCTTCTCGGCCtttctccagcccctccctccgGCTCTGTGACCTCCCCAGCACAGACAGGCCTCTGGGGGCCGGCTCCAGAAAGCCCTCActgtttcctttcttgcttttggAGGTGAGacctggcagggaggggcagagaacaggacagggtgagggaggaaggcagtgcTGGAGGCCTGTGCCACCTAAGAGAGCGCCCTTGCCcccagcctgagccagagccagccCAAGCCAGCCTGAGCCTGGCGGGTCTGCCGCCTGCTTGTGGCCTTGGGTCCCTGGCTTGGCCCTCCGAGCTGAGCTGTCTCACCCCAGTTTCTAGTGCCTCCATACCCAGGCGCCTCTTCTCGCTCTGGGCAAGTCTCATTCCCTCCTACCTGGTGGTGATTTCCAAGATGCTAAAAGGCAGAAGGCAAAGGAATGGGTCTATCCTAATGGGACCGCAGAGGGATTTAAAGTATCCCTGCCTGTGGTGGGAATGACGCTTCCTGTGGACCTCAAGATGCTGGCGGCAGCTGCTGCGGCAACCCTGGTGGCTCCTGGGTGCCCTGGGGCTCTAAGCAAGTGTGTGGGTGGGGCTAGACACAGTGGGAGAAGACTCGGGCTGAGGCGAACACACCCATCTCGGGGACCAGTGGAGGGCAGTGGCAGCAGGTGCCTCAAATCCTACGTCTGTTTAGGATTACCAAGAGCACTAGCTAAGAATAGCCTGCGCATCGATCTCCCCTTCTTTGTCCTGTCCTCCAAGCAGCCCCATGAGGCAGAGGGGAGCCAAAGCAGGAAGCTGGGCTGGGGGGAACCCACTCACACCTTAACTCTCGAGAGCTGCCTTCACTCCATTCAACCCTGTCCCTCGGACCCTGCTGCCAGTGACTTCCCAGTCCCCAGCTTCAGCCTGGCAGCCCTGGACACCTCGGAGATCCACCTGTCCTTGAAGCTCTGTCCCTTCTCACCTTCCCCTAGgctgttctttccttctttcccacttagatgcttctctttcctgaaatttctgccactctcttctctccctgtCCTTTGTGCTGTTTCTTTCTAAGCAAAGCAACATCTCAGCTATCATCCCGTTGCACATGATGGCTTTCTCCTCCAAACTCTGGACTCCTGCACCGTGGCCAGACTTCACCGGGATCCGTCTCAGTGACTGCAGTAGCTTTCTAAATGGTCtctgcctacacacacacacacacacacacacacacagagtctgttCAGTTCACCTTACCTTACTGGAAACCGCAGCTTGGCCCTGTGTCACCCTATCACGAGCAGACTCAGCATGGCTTTCAAGGCTCTGCCCAATCCTGCTCAGGCCCACATCTCAGCCCTATCCCTCCAGCTGAACACTGGCAAAACTGCAACCCTTGTCATCCAAGTACGTACGCTTCGCCCATGtttgttcaaggagttcccactgcctAGCATGCCCTCCTCCAGGACGCTGGCACGTCCAGACTGCAGCTGCCCCATCTGCTCCAAAGATGCTCCTCACTCTCCCAGGGCCAGTGGCCATCTCTGCTACCTCCAGTCTCTCCAGCCATTGACTTGCTCTTGCCTTAGGGCATGTATCACAGCTTGGGCAGAACTGTACTTCTTTATGCCCTTGTCATGGTTCTGCTGGACTGCAAGTGCCTGTCAGTCTTTGCCTCCCCCAGAGTACCCATAGAGGAAGAATTTCTTGAGGAAATAAACCAATTGAAGACCCAGAAAGAAGTCATTGGCCATTGGCCCAGCAGCTTATGGTCCCTTAAGGTGGAGGCAAGAATGagaagcctgggagttcctgtcgtggtgcagtggttaacgaatccgactaggaaccatgaggttgtgggtttgatccctagcctcactcagtgggttaaggatctggtgttgccatgagctgtgtgtgggtcgcaggcgaggctcggatccagtgttgctgcgcctctggtgtaggccggtggctaaagttccgattcgacccctagcctgggaacctctatatgccgcgggagcggccctagaaaagacaaaaaaaaaaaaaaaaaagaatgagaagccaGAATCCTCTCATGCTCCATCCTTAGATGGACTTAGGCAGGAGGAGTCCTAAACAGTTAATTCaaatatttctgtattctctACAATATATGACCACTGTGCTAGCCCTTCAGTTAATAAAAAAGATGGACAAAGAGCtgccactgtggttcagtgggttaatgatccagtttgtctCTGCGGCAGTGCTGTTCAATCGCTGGCCTgacgcagtgagttaaggatccagttttgctgcagctgtgatgtaagtctcACAGTTGTCATTCacattctgtccctggcccaggaacttctacatgctgcaggtggaggcaaaaaaaaaaaaaaagaaagaaaaagaaaaggagttcccgtcatggctcaggggctaatgaatccgactaggaaccatgaggttgcagattcgatccctgaccttgctcagtgggttaaggatccagcgttgccttgagctgtggcgcagattgcagacgccactcagatcccgcattgttgtggctgtggtgtaggccggcagctacagctccgattccacccctagcctgggaacctccatatgccgcgggagcggcccaagaaatggcaaaaagacaaaaaaaaaaaaaaataaataaataataatagtaataataataagatggACAAGATAGTAAGGCGCCCTCTATCAAACTCTCAAGACACTTGAAATTTAATCAGGGGAGTACACCCATAAAAAGATagttctttggggagttcccactgtgactcggtagtaacaaacccaaccaggatccatgaggacttgggttcgatccctggccacactcagtggcgtaggctgcagatgcggctcagatctggtattgctgtagctgtggtgtaggccagcgactgcagctccaattcaaccccagcctgggaacttccatttgcctcatgtgtggccctgaaaagcaaaaaaaaaaaaaaaaaaaaaaagacagttctttTGTGGACTTTTGGAAATCTCTCTCTTACCCCTAAGATAGCAAAGCAGCATCTGGTTCATCCCCAAAGAGTGAAAGAGGAGATAAGAGCTATTTAAATGAGGACACTGGTGTGTACTGAGCTCCAGAGCTGTGCCAGGCAGCCTGCAAGGCGTGTTCACATGGAACCCCTGAATGAGGGGGTGGGATTATTCCCGTGTCATGTGTGGGCAGGCTCAGACTCCGATGTTACCACAGCCCAGATTGTCTTCAGCACCTCGAGTGGGATGTTCTCCATGCCTTGGCCATGGTGGGTTCCAGGATGGACATGGggcaggggccctggggagggTTGGCATTGGCATGATCTTGAAGAATGAGTAGGATTTCTGTCTACAAAAACCCAGGGCGGGGGGAGCAGATACTGAAAGTAAAAACATGGGAAGAAGGGCTTTGAGCCAAGAAAGTGTAAGGTTtgtagttctcattgtggctccgtgagttatgaacccaactagtatccacaaggacgcaggttcgatccctggccttgctcagtgcattaaggatctagagttgacacaagctgtggtgtaggtgggcagtggcagctctgatttgacccctagcctgggaacttccctatgccatggctgcaaccctaagaagcaaaaaaaaaaagaaaaaaaagatggagttcccgtcgtagcacagcggaaatgaatccaactaggaacgatgaggttgcaggtttgatccctggccttgctcagtgggtcaaggatccggtgttgccatgaacagtggtgtagttcgcagacatggctcggatctggcattgctgtggctctggtgtaggctggcagctgtacgtctgattagacccctagcctgggaacctccacatgctgcagatgcggctctaaaaagcaaaaaaaaaaaaaaaaaaaaaaaaaaaaaaaaaaaaaaaaggaaagaaagaaaaaagaaaaaaaggaaagcatgagGTTTGTTGGGGCAGGGGTGGTAAGCAGTGGAGGTGTCTGGCTGGCACTGAAAGTTTGCGTGGAAAAGTGTCAGGAAATGATTGGGTCACATTATGGAgacttgggtctctgctgtggcagggAGGAGACAGTGAGGGGCTTCAGGAAGGGGAGGGACCAAATGCAATCGTGGGATCAGATCTGGGTCTGGAGGAGAGGCTGGTCCAGTGCAGCTTCCGGGGGCTGAGGCTCCAGGGCCCGGGGTCAGAGAGTCCAGTGCTTGGAGGCACGTGGATGTGTCTTCCAAGCTGATGAGAAAGGGTCACTTGGAGGCCCTTATCCTTCCTCTTGACCCGCTGGCCCAGTTCTCCACCACTGTCCTTTTTCGGTGCCCCCCAGCCTCTCCAGGAGTTAATGTTTAGACCTCTCTGGGCAGGTCGGTGCAGGGGGCGGAGCAAGGGGCACTGGAGCGCGGACAGAAAAACCTGCTGcacaggccctggggagggggcgggtggCAGGGCCAGCATCTGGTCAGGACACCTGGCACAAGTGACCTTGCTGGGAAAGGAGCCAAGAACTAGGTGCCCTGGGCCTGGGACCACCTACGTCAGAGGGGAAGGAGCCCCAGCCCTCTGTTGTGGAAGCAAGTGCCCACCCTCAAAGCCCCAGGGCACGCCTGGGCCTAAAGGTACGCTAGTCCTGAGAGCAGCCTGCTGGGAAGCCCACCTGGGCTCACAGGCACCAAACACCAGTGTTCAGTGTTGCCTGCTTCTTGGTCGGGGGAAGGGGggggcgctttttttttttttaatgcccacacccttggcatatggaagttcctgggccagggactaaatgtgagtcacagctgtgacctgtgccacagctacagcaacgccagatcctttaacctactgcgctggaccggggatcaaacctgaacctccacagcgcggcaagctgctgcagtctgattcttcacccaatgtgccacagtgggaactcctttttgggggggtggaggacTTA encodes:
- the FGF17 gene encoding fibroblast growth factor 17, which codes for MRIQEFMMTGSASGLGRSRPDAPCPLHLYFTGQMTCPTTLASAPLPWMDLQWCHPKQIDTIFPLVTAKGENHPSPNFNQYVRDQGAMTDQLSRRQIREYQLYSRTSGKHVQVTGRRISATAEDGNKFAKLIVETDTFGSRVRIKGAESEKYICMNKRGKLIGKPSGKSKDCVFTEIVLENNYTAFQNARHEGWFMAFTRQGRPRQASRSRQNQREAHFIKRLYQGQLPFPNHAERQKQFEFVGSAPTRRTKRTRRPQPLT